From Triticum urartu cultivar G1812 chromosome 2, Tu2.1, whole genome shotgun sequence, a single genomic window includes:
- the LOC125536570 gene encoding polygalacturonase inhibitor 1-like yields the protein MAPTASFLPLLALLLVATAHCSPLLPQRCPQADRQALLRVKQALGSPATLKTWSPASADCCAWDHLTCDEAGRVNNVFIDGADDVRGQIPSALAGLTALMSLSLFRLPGLQGPIPACLTSLSKLEFLTVSHTNVSGSIPDSLARLHSLDSVDLSNNRLTGAIPNSFADMPNLRSLDLRRNQLTGRIPASLVQGQFRSLVLSYNQLTGPIPRDDAQDEINTVDLSHNQLSGDASFLFSEGRPIGKVDLSYNNLDFELSRLRFPKELTYLDLSHNRIRGTVPRSLEALSTLLTLDLSYNNLCGPLPKLHGVMRHGCKAYEHNLCHRGAPLESSCHQL from the coding sequence ATGGCGCCGACTGCCTCCTTCCTCCCGCTGCTGGCGCTCCTTCTGGTGGCGACGGCGCATTGCTCGCCGCTGCTGCCCCAGCGGTGCCCGCAGGCCGACCGGCAGGCGCTGCTCCGGGTGAAGCAGGCGCTGGGAAGCCCGGCGACGCTCAAGACGTGGTCGCCGGCGTCGGCGGACTGCTGCGCGTGGGACCACCTCACGTGCGACGAGGCCGGGCGCGTGAACAACGTCTTCATCGACGGCGCCGACGACGTGCGCGGCCAGATCCCGTCCGCGCTGGCGGGGCTGACGGCGCTCATGTCGCTCTCGCTCTTCCGCCTCCCGGGCCTCCAGGGCCCCATCCCGGCCTGCCTCACCTCCCTCTCCAAGCTCGAGTTCCTCACCGTCTCCCACACCAACGTCTCCGGCTCCATCCCGgactccctggcgcgcctccacAGCCTCGACTCCGTCGACCTCTCCAACAACAGGCTCACGGGCGCCATCCCCAACTCCTTCGCCGACATGCCCAACCTCCGGTCGCTGGACCTCCGCCGGAACCAGCTCACCGGCCGCATCCCGGCCAGCCTCGTGCAGGGGCAGTTCCGGTCGCTGGTGCTGTCCTACAACCAGCTGACGGGCCCGATCCCGCGCGACGACGCGCAGGACGAGATCAACACCGTGGATCTGTCGCACAACCAGCTGAGCGGCGACGCGTCCTTCCTCTTCTCCGAGGGGCGGCCCATCGGCAAGGTGGACCTGTCCTACAACAACCTCGACTTCGAGCTGAGCAGGCTCAGGTTCCCCAAGGAGCTGACGTACCTGGACCTGAGCCACAACCGCATCAGGGGCACCGTGCCCCGGTCGCTGGAGGCGCTGTCCACGCTGCTCACGCTGGACCTCAGCTACAACAACCTCTGCGGGCCGCTCCCCAAGCTGCACGGCGTCATGCGGCACGGCTGCAAGGCCTACGAGCACAACCTCTGCCACCGCGGGGCGCCGCTCGAGAGCAGCTGCCACCAGCTCTGA
- the LOC125536569 gene encoding uncharacterized protein LOC125536569, which yields MQLRSLPFAASAVAGRSFLAAIPRPVTERRTRLRCNAGNSSSSSSEEEGRELSTAKEALRRLAELDAQLEGLKEPKMRPPPPPPPPDPFMDRDMIIQRGRPSDELPEMTPAYVTFSTLAIFILTIFTNVVFNVYIKPSVDGADQPVRIQRVPLADPSFQQPGNSSDSS from the exons ATGCAGCTGCGCTCCCTCCCGTTCGCCGCGAGCGCCGTGGCCGGAAGGAGCTTCCTCGCCGCTATTCCTCGGCCGGTGACGGAGAGAAGGACGCGCCTACGTTGCAACGCGGGCAACTCCTCGTCGTCGTCATCGGAGGAGGAGGGCCGCGAGCTTAGCACGGCGAAAGAGGCGCTGCGGCGGCTGGCGGAGCTCGACGCCCAGCTGGAGGGGCTGAAGGAGCCCAAGAtgaggccgccgccgccccctcctcccccGG ATCCTTTCATGGACCGCGATATGATAATACAGCGAGGACGCCCAAGTGATGAGCTCCCAGAAATGACCCCGGCCTACGTGACGTTCTCGACTCTGGCAATTTTTATCTTGACCATCTTCACCAACGTGGTGTTCAACGTGTACATCAAGCCTTCCGTGGACGGCGCCGATCAGCCGGTACGAATCCAGAGAGTGCCTCTGGCTGATCCTAGCTTCCAGCAGCCCGGCAATTCTAGTGATAGCTCGTAG
- the LOC125536567 gene encoding remorin 4.1-like, producing MLSGQTAVSGSSSSSIVSRGVEQGSGSGEQQQHQRRPIEEEEEEPEFRDIHALSPPRALSLYRRSRPGSRDSWGSAAGAGGSRHTSIRSVGSDTAPSELFPTMSREFSAMVAAAASANASSSAAAGHRESVDRAANEDALGRIGEEELEETNPLAIVPDSNPIPSPRRGLSPRPVEVAAPGAGAGQGDEVSVGQVKKGEVETKIAAWQIAEVAKVNNRFKREEVVINGWEGDQVEKASAWLNKYERKLEEKRAKAMEKAQNEVARARRKAEDKRASAEAKRGTKVARVLELANFMRAVGRAPTKRSFF from the exons ATGTTGAGTGGACAAACGGCGGttagtggcagcagcagcagcagcatcgTCAGCCGCGGCGTCGAGCAGGGAAGCGGGAGCggggagcagcagcagcaccaGCGGCGGCCGatcgaggaggaagaggaggagccAGAGTTCAGGGACATCCACGCGCTGAGCCCGCCCCGCGCGCTGAGCCTGTACCGCCGGAGCCGGCCGGGCAGCAGGGACTCGTGGGGGTCTGCGGCGGGGGCAGGGGGGAGCAGACACACGTCGATCCGCTCCGTCGGGAGCGACACCGCCCCCAGCGAGCTCTTCCCTACTATGAGCAGGGAGTTCTCGGCCATGGTCGCCGCAGCAGCCAGCGCTAACGCCTCGTCCTCCGCCGCGGCGGGCCACAGGGAGAGCGTGGACCGCGCGGCGAACGAGGACGCGCTGGGGAGGATCGGCGAGGAGGAGCTGGAGGAGACGAACCCGCTGGCCATCGTGCCGGACAGCAACCCCATCCCGTCGCCGCGCCGGGGGCTGTCGCCGCGCCCGGTGGAGGTGGCGGCGCCCGGTGCCGGTGCCGGACAGGGCGACGAGGTGTCGGTGGGGCAGGTGAAGAAGGGCGAGGTGGAGACCAAGATCGCGGCGTGGCAGATCGCGGAGGTCGCCAAGGTCAACAACCGCTTCAAGCGCGAGGAGGTGGTGATCAACGGGTGGGAGGGCGACCAGGTCGAGAAGGCCAGCGCATGGCTCAACAAGTACGAG AGGAAGCTGGAGGAGAAGCGGGCCAAGGCGATGGAGAAGGCGCAGAACGAGGTGGCCAGGGCCCGGCGGAAGGCGGAGGACAAGCGCGCGTCGGCGGAGGCCAAGAGGGGCACCAAGGTGGCGCGCGTGCTGGAGCTCGCCAACTTCATGCGGGCCGTCGGGAGGGCGCCCACCAAGCGCTCCTTCTTCTGA
- the LOC125536568 gene encoding uncharacterized protein LOC125536568 translates to MGTPGSGSVGEPGRPWTATSTWAPAGGAAVEDAVSFETTEDDAETSPAAVVLARPPSDGSEDPTPCDVTISFTGKYEIHRVYVRSTARTYEIYYSTDLKDASKDYLCTVRCGIAAQEPQPPGEECVSQASSNAATGEKHEQEAKSVTSSSDEDSWVEVKIPESPLGNYTPESQEERNAIGICQKNTLAHYEATAEITDANPCVSLTVRLLSLQSKTSVHIEEIYIFADLVESSSDDSVAGPGNMGGSSLLAMLVPGLMQISKSRDCKIDDKYFAEGLKAQLPEGCALKDSIPCGNIAKEAGLYGTNDSKFRPAGVQSRLPPAQSGTICDDDGNQHEFPLNDPKPLPLPVITTENVQVTLAKDKTVSNLYPEASPIMNENVTPHNHIERMLDTLISKVEKVELCCSRFEDKMMRPLSSIEARLQRLEQQFDSFSVEIQSLRSSSARMSAPNVFSDTINSQQKEHNGGNSGTSASVMNRQPGLVMRAPEFSSEDYSNCDVADENTVNLHGPNVVPRVLKAPDFICEPGFICEKLHGGPLPVERERKTSPGLAIKVPEFLNDEEDEVEEVKQAEADNVDDGRTNSNDTLSKSTDNSFKGKTPVSVDGALASALEAFLTSTKGTSPSKSVACTASNVSCGNTDDSSSSFPSHGHLHDTSTKDDFHGIFGDTKKISTLISFQEVDAAPLISVSKAHLVSSVEVNGQNIDMNPDKKAFASTELLVVPSQSLTGSIDDYTQVNGQNNGPSSYMIPLVTSSEPVDDPSQLATHLGSVDGGTQAKPPTIFQSVGETAQVDESRPSLPLAEFLAARIAFRNGTSEVCCGDAAIPSFQRTLTGAHQNLEGGDSKASQQNPIFQLSLLKKALEVDEGDGNFCDDISIETTFEPSSHAAPANGANRHSTNAMETLSDEDGVLENTKGSIMLSGGHSTNAMETLSDEDGVLENTKGSIRLSGGMDSVFCSSLHSGPRESSRKPEVEHSLSDLSSMEPSDGDSYREATSSGNVAAGNHVEDLFAGNGAGPDVRPTVGSQENDILGMAFVSKRMSTSSPSLEVLLAESSDSESQISAVEEAGSDAAGLGSNHLFTTFPSSDDDAFAMDGPLFDVVDAPASSEVDACASNKPLLDVVDLTNPSETYTPSVNEPFADVVDLPEPSSLYASAADELFASVDNLPKTSETFVGGSSGEHPGSLI, encoded by the exons ATGGGGACACCTGGATCGGGATCGGTAGGCGAGCCCGGGAGGCCATGGACGGCGACTAGCACCTGGGCCCCAGCCGGAGGCGCGGCGGTCGAGGACGCCGTGTCGTTCGAGACGACCGAAGACGACGCCGAGACTTCCCCCGCGGCCGTCGTTCTCGCCCGCCCGCCGTCCGACGGCAGCGAGGATCCAACTCCCTGCGATGTTACGA TTAGTTTCACAGGAAAGTACGAGATTCATAGAGTGTATGTGCGAAGCACAGCTCGAACTTATGAAATATACTATTCAACTGACCTGAAGGATGCAAGTAAAGATTATCTATGCACTGTACGCTGTGGAATTGCTGCTCAAGAACCGCAGCCTCCTGGTGAAGAATGTGTATCTCAGGCAAGTAGCAATGCTGCAACCGGCGAAAAGCATGAACAAGAGGCCAAAAGTGTTACAAGTAGTAGTGATGAAGATAGCTGGGTTGAAGTCAAAATTCCTGAGTCTCCTCTTGGAAATTACACGCCAGAATCTCAAGAAGAAAGGAATGCGATAGGAATCTGCCAGAAAAATACTCTG GCTCACTACGAAGCAACTGCTGAGATAACTGATGCAAACCCATGTGTATCTCTTACTGTCCGTCTTCTTTCACTTCAGTCAAAGACATCAGTGCATATTGAAGAGATCTACATATTTGCTGATCTTGTTGAATCCAGCAGTGATGATTCAGTAGCAGGTCCTGGAAACATGGGAGGTAGTTCTTTGTTGGCTATGCTTGTTCCTGGCCTTATGCAAATTTCCAAATCTAGGGACTGCAAAATAGATGACAAATATTTTGCTGAGGGCTTGAAAGCCCAACTTCCTGAAGGCTGCGCGTTGAAAGATAGCATCCCATGTGGAAACATAGCGAAAGAAGCAGGGCTGTATGGTACAAATGATTCCAAATTTAGGCCAGCTGGAGTGCAGAGCAGACTACCACCTGCGCAGAGTGGTACGATATGTGATGATGATGGCAACCAACATGAGTTCCCGTTAAATGATCCCAAGCCTCTTCCATTGCCTGTAATAACAACAGAAAATGTACAAGTGACACTGGCGAAGGATAAGACAGTATCAAATCTGTACCCGGAGGCTAGTCCTATTATGAATGAAAATGTTACTCCACACAATCACATTGAGAGAATGCTGGATACTCTGATCTCTAAGGTGGAGAAGGTGGAGTTATGTTGCTCTAGGTTTGAGGACAAAATGATGAGGCCCCTCAGTAGCATTGAGGCAAGGCTTCAACGACTGGAGCAGCAGTTTGATTCATTCTCTGTAGAGATTCAGTCTCTACGAAGTTCTTCTGCAAGAATGTCAGCACCAAATGTTTTTTCTGATACAATTAACTCGCAGCAAAAGGAACATAATGGTGGGAATTCTGGAACTTCTGCCTCTGTGATGAACAGGCAGCCAGGCTTGGTTATGAGGGCACCTGAATTTTCTTCAGAAGATTACTCTAATTGTGATGTGGCTGATGAGAATACAGTTAATTTACATGGACCTAATGTTGTGCCAAGGGTCCTTAAGGCACCTGATTTCATCTGTGAACCTGGGTTTATATGTGAGAAGCTTCATGGTGGGCCTTTACCTGTTGAGAGAGAACGCAAGACTTCCCCAGGTCTAGCTATCAAGGTTCCTGAATTCCTAAATGATGAAGAGGATGAAGTGGAGGAAGTTAAACAAGCAGAAGCTGACAATGTTGATGATGGTCGTACAAATTCTAATGATACTCTGAGCAAAAGCACTGACAACAGCTTCAAAGGCAAAACTCCTGTATCTGTCGATGGCGCATTAGCGTCTGCCTTGGAGGCATTTCTCACTTCCACCAAAGGAACATCACCTTCAAAGTCTGTTGCTTGCACTGCCAGTAATGTAAGTTGTGGAAATACTGATGATTCCTCTAGTTCCTTCCCTTCTCATGGACATCTTCATGACACATCCACTAAAGACGACTTTCATGGCATCTTTGGTGACACAAAGAAGATTAGTACCTTGATATCTTTTCAGGAGGTTGATGCGGCTCCACTCATTTCTGTATCTAAGGCACACTTGGTTAGCAGTGTTGAGGTAAATGGACAGAATATTGATATGAATCCGGACAAGAAGGCATTTGCTAGCACTGAACTGTTGGTTGTTCCTTCACAGTCTCTTACAGGATCTATAGATGATTACACTCAGGTAAATGGGCAGAACAATGGTCCTAGTTCGTACATGATTCCGCTTGTCACAAGCAGTGAACCTGTGGATGATCCTTCTCAGCTTGCTACACACCTCGGGTCTGTTGATGGCGGAACTCAGGCAAAACCTCCTACCATATTTCAATCTGTTGGTGAGACAGCTCAAGTGGATGAAAGCAGACCTTCCTTACCATTGGCAGAGTTTCTGGCGGCACGGATTGCTTTTAGGAATGGTACTTCTGAGGTGTGCTGTGGTGACGCTGCAATTCCGTCCTTCCAGAGAACATTGACAGGAGCACATCAGAACTTGGAAGGTGGTGACAGCAAAGCGAGCCAGCAGAACCCAATCTTCCAACTTTCGCTATTGAAGAAAGCTTTAGAGGTTGATGAGGGAGATGGAAATTTTTGTGATGACATATCCATCGAGACAACCTTTGAACCATCAAGCCATGCAGCTCCTGCAAATGGTGCTAACAGGCACAGTACGAATGCAATGGAAACCCTGTCAGATGAGGATGGAGTTCTGGAGAATACAAAGGGCAGCATTATGCTTTCTGGTGGGCACAGTACCAATGCAATGGAAACCCTGTCAGATGAGGATGGAGTTCTGGAGAATACAAAGGGCAGCATTAGGCTTTCTGGCGGGATGGACTCTGTATTCTGTAGCAGCTTGCACTCAGGTCCCAGGGAAAGCTCCAGAAAACCAGAGGTAGAACACTCCTTGTCAGATTTGAGTAGTATGGAACCATCTGATGGAGATTCTTACAGAGAAGCTACTAGTTCAGGGAATGTCGCGGCTGGAAATCATGTGGAAGATCTTTTTGCGGGCAATGGAGCTGGTCCTGATGTAAGACCAACTGTGGGCTCACAGGAGAATGACATATTGGGAATGGCTTTCGTATCGAAGAGAATGAGTACAAGCAGCCCTTCTCTCGAAGTCTTGCTTGCTGAATCATCTGATTCTGAATCGCAAATTTCTGCTGTGGAGGAGGCTGGCAGTGATGCTGCTGGCCTTGGTTCGAATCATTTGTTCACTACATTCCCATCTTCAGATGATGATGCCTTTGCCATGGATGGGCCTTTATTTGACGTGGTTGATGCGCCGGCATCGTCAGAGGTCGATGCTTGTGCCTCCAACAAACCCTTGCTTGATGTGGTTGATCTGACAAACCCTTCAGAGACATATACTCCTTCAGTGAACGAGCCTTTCGCTGACGTGGTTGATCTGCCAGAGCCTTCAAGCTTGTATGCTTCTGCGGCGGACGAGCTTTTTGCCAGTGTAGACAATCTGCCAAAAACTTCAGAGACATTTGTTGGAGGGAGCAGTGGAGAACATCCTGGTAGCCTCATCTAG